A single window of Leptolyngbya ohadii IS1 DNA harbors:
- a CDS encoding aromatic ring-hydroxylating dioxygenase subunit alpha has translation MLKNFWYAVEFSAAVSDKPQQIRLMGQDYVLYRDSQGQVIALTDRCIHRGAALSSGWVEGNCIRCPYHGWRYDSEGKCVEVPADQPGVPIPKRAKVESFPVEERYGFIWLFVGDLPAEQRPPIPDFPEFDNPAWRSVSGEYTWNAHYTRVVESGLDSSHAPFVHSVFFHHRNDAQVPPYEVQMDDWTATAKTISKPPKRAGLLKLIVKRDRPFSSATLTVHMPNINRIHLDFNYRGFQYIYFASNIPVDENTTLTKWIGLRNFLPHPWADWNSRKNTNDTYWEDKAVIESQVPRVVPLTGEILIASDSLQLAYRKLIRKYVEQGWAIGDYGIPAVPSEANGKHAAMVTAGS, from the coding sequence ATGCTCAAGAACTTCTGGTATGCCGTTGAATTCAGTGCTGCGGTGAGCGACAAACCCCAGCAGATCCGGCTGATGGGTCAGGATTATGTGCTGTATCGGGATAGTCAGGGTCAGGTGATTGCGCTGACCGATCGCTGTATTCACCGGGGGGCTGCCCTATCGAGCGGATGGGTGGAAGGAAACTGTATTCGCTGTCCCTATCACGGTTGGCGCTACGACAGTGAGGGTAAATGTGTGGAAGTGCCTGCGGATCAGCCCGGTGTACCCATTCCCAAACGGGCGAAAGTAGAGTCCTTTCCGGTTGAGGAGCGGTACGGCTTTATCTGGCTATTTGTGGGGGATTTACCTGCCGAGCAGCGTCCGCCGATTCCCGATTTTCCAGAATTTGATAACCCAGCATGGCGCAGTGTAAGCGGTGAGTATACCTGGAATGCTCACTATACCCGTGTCGTAGAAAGCGGTCTGGACAGTTCCCATGCGCCGTTTGTTCACTCGGTTTTCTTCCATCACCGTAACGATGCTCAGGTGCCGCCCTACGAAGTGCAGATGGACGACTGGACTGCCACTGCTAAAACGATTTCTAAACCGCCTAAGCGAGCAGGTCTGCTGAAGCTAATTGTGAAACGCGATCGTCCTTTCTCCAGCGCAACGCTAACGGTTCATATGCCGAATATCAACCGCATTCACCTGGACTTCAACTATCGCGGCTTCCAGTATATTTACTTCGCCAGCAATATTCCTGTGGATGAAAATACAACGCTAACCAAGTGGATCGGCTTACGCAATTTCCTCCCCCATCCCTGGGCGGACTGGAACTCCCGCAAAAACACGAACGATACCTACTGGGAAGACAAGGCGGTAATTGAAAGCCAGGTGCCCAGAGTCGTGCCGCTGACAGGCGAGATTCTCATTGCTTCGGATAGCCTGCAACTTGCCTATCGCAAACTGATCCGGAAATACGTGGAGCAGGGCTGGGCGATCGGGGATTATGGCATTCCGGCAGTGCCATCGGAGGCAAACGGCAAGCATGCGGCAATGGTAACGGCAGGATCGTGA